A single window of Streptomyces sp. NBC_00464 DNA harbors:
- a CDS encoding sulfite oxidase-like oxidoreductase, translating into MGQPESREHRASEQSELPPGQRLQRGWPVTHYGPVPKFKPDRWEFRVFGATADGEKHCWNHQEFSALPFSSVVADLHCVTKFSMLGAEWGGVLARDVVALAPPAPQVTHVMVWAEYGFSSNLRLDDFTSERALFATHKGGELLTAEHGFPLRLVVPHLYAWKGPKWVRGIEYMSADRRGFWEERGYHNVGDPWKEQRYSYQEEPGEGPEL; encoded by the coding sequence ATGGGTCAGCCGGAAAGCCGGGAACACCGCGCATCAGAGCAGTCCGAGCTTCCGCCGGGACAGCGTCTGCAGCGTGGCTGGCCGGTTACCCACTACGGGCCGGTGCCCAAGTTCAAGCCCGACCGCTGGGAGTTCCGGGTCTTCGGAGCCACGGCCGACGGCGAGAAGCACTGCTGGAACCATCAGGAGTTCTCCGCGCTGCCGTTCTCCTCGGTCGTCGCCGATCTGCACTGCGTGACCAAGTTCAGCATGCTGGGCGCCGAGTGGGGTGGAGTGCTCGCCCGTGACGTCGTGGCGCTCGCGCCGCCCGCGCCGCAGGTCACCCATGTGATGGTCTGGGCCGAGTACGGCTTCAGTTCGAACCTCCGGCTCGACGACTTCACCTCCGAGCGCGCGCTGTTCGCCACCCACAAGGGCGGCGAACTGCTCACCGCCGAACACGGCTTCCCGCTCCGGCTCGTCGTACCGCATCTGTACGCCTGGAAGGGCCCCAAGTGGGTCCGGGGCATCGAGTACATGAGCGCCGACCGTCGCGGCTTCTGGGAGGAGCGCGGCTACCACAACGTCGGCGATCCCTGGAAGGAGCAGCGCTACTCCTACCAGGAAGAGCCCGGGGAAGGCCCCGAGCTCTGA
- a CDS encoding DUF4396 domain-containing protein → MQDHAQHTQHAGHPDHSAHADHHSGHGSGGVSWAMAARATLHCLTGCAIGEILGMVIGTAFGWGNVPTMVLAIVLAFFFGYTLTLRSVLKAGVDFRTAFRVALAADTLSIAVMELIDNGVIALWPGAMDAMLSDALFWAALTISLAVAFVVTTPVNKWMIGRGKGHAVVHQYHH, encoded by the coding sequence ATGCAGGACCACGCGCAGCACACACAGCACGCAGGTCACCCCGACCACAGCGCCCACGCCGACCACCACTCCGGCCACGGTTCCGGCGGCGTCAGCTGGGCGATGGCAGCACGGGCGACCCTCCACTGCCTCACCGGATGCGCCATCGGCGAGATCCTCGGCATGGTGATCGGCACCGCGTTCGGCTGGGGCAACGTGCCGACGATGGTCCTCGCGATCGTCCTGGCGTTCTTCTTCGGCTACACGCTGACGCTGCGGTCCGTCCTGAAGGCGGGCGTCGACTTCAGGACGGCGTTCCGGGTCGCCCTCGCGGCCGACACGCTCTCGATCGCGGTGATGGAACTGATCGACAACGGAGTGATCGCCCTGTGGCCGGGCGCCATGGACGCGATGCTCTCGGACGCCCTGTTCTGGGCAGCACTCACGATCTCGCTCGCCGTCGCCTTCGTCGTCACCACACCGGTGAACAAGTGGATGATCGGGCGCGGCAAGGGGCACGCGGTGGTGCACCAGTACCACCACTGA
- a CDS encoding deoxyribonuclease IV → MRNPVGGHVPVAGGLAKVGLPYAREMGAEAVQVFVANPRGWATPAGNPAQDELFRTECAAESIPAYVHAPYLINFGSHTPATVEKSVESLRHSLRRARRIGALGVVVHTGSATNGRPREEALAQVRTHMLPLLDELTHDDDPFLLLESTAGQGYSLCSRTWDFGPYFDALDAHPKLGICLDTCHIFAAGHDLAGPAGMKETLDLLVETVGEGRLKLIHANDSKDVAGAHKDRHENIGAGHIGEEPFRELFSHPATEGVPLVIETPGGTAGHAADVARLKELRGRG, encoded by the coding sequence ATGCGCAACCCTGTCGGCGGCCATGTACCGGTGGCCGGCGGCCTCGCCAAGGTCGGCCTCCCCTACGCCCGCGAGATGGGCGCGGAGGCCGTCCAGGTCTTCGTCGCCAATCCGCGCGGCTGGGCGACACCGGCCGGGAATCCGGCGCAGGACGAGCTGTTCCGCACCGAGTGCGCCGCCGAGTCCATACCGGCGTACGTCCATGCCCCGTATCTGATCAACTTCGGCTCGCACACCCCGGCGACCGTCGAGAAGTCCGTGGAGTCCCTGCGCCACTCGCTGCGCCGGGCCCGCCGGATCGGCGCCCTGGGCGTCGTGGTGCACACCGGTTCGGCGACCAACGGCCGGCCGCGCGAGGAGGCGCTGGCGCAGGTGCGTACCCACATGCTGCCGCTGCTGGACGAGCTGACCCACGACGACGACCCGTTCCTGCTGCTGGAGTCGACCGCGGGCCAGGGGTACTCGCTCTGCTCACGGACCTGGGACTTCGGCCCGTACTTCGACGCGCTCGACGCCCATCCGAAGCTCGGTATCTGCCTCGACACCTGCCACATCTTCGCGGCGGGTCACGACCTTGCCGGTCCGGCGGGCATGAAGGAGACGCTGGACCTGCTGGTGGAGACGGTCGGCGAGGGCCGGCTGAAGCTGATCCACGCCAATGACTCCAAGGACGTGGCCGGAGCGCACAAGGACCGGCACGAGAACATCGGAGCGGGCCACATCGGCGAGGAGCCGTTCCGGGAGCTGTTCTCGCATCCGGCGACCGAGGGTGTGCCGCTGGTCATCGAGACCCCGGGCGGGACGGCAGGGCATGCGGCGGACGTGGCCCGGCTGAAGGAGCTGCGCGGACGGGGCTGA